Genomic window (Dyadobacter fanqingshengii):
GACCGTGTTGCTATTTCAATCGAGCAATTGACGATCCTGATCCGCATAGATGCGTTCAGGTTTACGGGAATTAACAAGAAAACATTACTTTGGAAGGCACATTTCAGGCTTAGTAAAACACCGTCAAAAGTACCGCAGAAGCAATTATTCAAGTCGGAAGTGAAAGATTATCAGCTGCCGACTTTCCATTCGTCGCCCATCGACGACGCCTATGATCAGATAGAATTACTTGGTTTTGCGCTTTGCAGTCCTTTTGATTTATTAAAAAACGCTTTGCCAAAAAGTGTCATGAGCAAAGATCTGCATGTTTATGTAAATCGGGAGGTTGTGCAGTATGGTTATCTGGTGGCGGTCAAAAACACACGCACGGCAAGAGGCGAAACAATGCAATTCGGGACTTTTCTGGATCAGGAAGGACAATTTATTGACACCGTACATTTCCCGCAAGTTGCTGTTAAATTCAATTTTTCTGTGAAAGGCGTTTATAAAATCCGCGGTGTTGTGACGGAAGAATTTGGTTTTCTGACAATTGAAGTAATGGAGATCACGAGGATGGATTCCGCAACACGTTGACGATCAGAAAAAATCTCGAAAGAATCAGCGATGCGTGACAAGTTGTGATAATTCTGAACCGCATTTTACGTTTTCATCCAGCATTTGGGCGTTAAAGCGCTATATTAATTAAACTTAATGTCTCTCAACATCACAAATATGAAAAAGCAAATCTATCTTTTGATAGCGGCAGCCTGCATCTTAGCATCCTGCGCAAAGAAAGAATCCGAATCCACAACGGTCGTAGAAAGTGATGCACAGCCTGGCTCGGAATGTTACGCGTACACAACCGAAAAAGATTCCGCGTTCCTGCATATCGAAGTGACTGCTGACAGCATTGTAACTGGGGATTTGGAATATAACTTATTTGAAAAGGATCAAAATCGTGGCAAAATCGATGGAAAGATCCATGGTGACACCTTGTTGGCTAACTACAAATTCATGTCAGAAGGCGTTGAATCGACCCGCGAAGTTGCCTTTTTGAAAAAAGATGGAAATTGGGTTGAGGGGTTTGGTCCGGTTGGGGAGAAAAACGGCGCAATGTTGTTCAGTGACAGGTCTAAGTTGGATTTTGCCAAAGGTTTGGTTTTTAAAACTGCCGCGTGTCCCTGATTTTGAAAAAGTCGATACTTTTTAAATATCTTTCGCCCTCCTGAATGCTGTTAATTTAAAATGACTAAAATGAAAAAGGCGCTAATCGCTTTGTTTATCGCGGGACTTGGAATAAGTCCTTTGCATGTTGCTTTTGCCCAAGATCTCTCCACCCAGAAAGTCCCGCTTGACCCGGGTGTCCGTATGGGGAAACTCAAAAACGGGATAACCTATTACATCAGAAAAAACGCCGAGCCCAAAAATCGAGCAGAACTGCGTCTGGCGGTAAAGGCAGGATCTGTTTTGGAAACCGATGCCCAGCAAGGACTTGCGCATTTTATGGAGCACATGAATTTCAATGGGACAACCAATTTCCCTAAGAATGAGCTCGTTAACTTTCTCCAAAAGACCGGCGTGCGTTTCGGGGCGGACTTGAATGCTTACACAGGTTTTGATGAAACCGTTTATATGTTGCCCATTCCAACAGACTCGGCGGGACTGCTGGACAAAGGCATCCAGGTGCTGGAAGACTGGGCGCACGGCGCATTGCTTGATCCATCCGAAATTGAAAAAGAGCGAGGCGTTGTGTTGGAAGAATCCAGAATGGGACGCGGCGCACAGCAGAGAATGCGCGATAAATTCCTGAAAGTAATCCTTAACAATTCGCGTTATGCAGAACGCCTTCCGATAGGTAAAGACAGTATTCTAAAAAGCTTCAAGCCGGAAACAATTAAAGCATTTTACCAGGACTGGTATCGCCCGGACCTCATTTCGGTGATTGCCGTTGGTGATTTTGATGTAGACAAAGTGGAGGCTATTATCAAACAGAAATTCAGTTCGATCCCCTCACCGGCCAATGCAAAAAAACGCACGAAATATGCGATTCCACTCGATGGATCAACAAAAGTGGCGATTGTTACGGATCCCGAATACCCGCAAAATCTGATTCAGCTTATTTATAAACAACCCAATCAAAAAGTAAAATCCCTGAAAGATGTGCGCGATAATTTCGCCCAGGGATTGTATAATTCAATGATGGGCCAGCGTATGCAGGAGCTTACGCAAAAAGCAAATCCACCATTTTTATACGGAGACAGCCAGTATGGCGACTTCCTTGGCGACCTGGATTCTTACACATCCATTGCGCTGGCAAAGGACGCTCCTTCTATGAAAACTGCATTAACTGCCCTGCTTGAAGAAAATGCGCGTGTGCAGAAATTCGGATTCACCCAGCCAGAACTGGATCGGGCGAAAAAGGACTTTTATACAGCCATCGAACAGTATTATAAGGAGAGAGATAAAACCAAATCGTCAGAGCACGTCCAGGAATATTTGGACCACTTTCTGCATGATAAACCTTATATGAGCGCCGAGGCTTATTTCGAATTTGTAAAAAAACATTTAGATGGAGTTTCATTAGCGGAAGTCAATGGCCTGGCAAAAAAATACATCACAGACAAAAACAGGGCTGTGGTGGTTATGGGGCCTGAAAAAAGCAAAGATGACCTGCCGAAGGAAGCCGAAATCCGTAAATTGCTTGTAGAAGCGGGTAAGGATGTCACAGCATATGTTGACGATGTGGTGGATTCGCCATTGCTGCCTGCCGAACCGAAACCAGGAAAGGTCGCAGGCGAAAAAACGTTGGAAAAGCTGGGCGTAACAGAGCTTACGTTTTCCAATGGTGTAAAGGTTTTGCTGAAACCAACGGATTTCAAAAACG
Coding sequences:
- a CDS encoding M16 family metallopeptidase; the protein is MKKALIALFIAGLGISPLHVAFAQDLSTQKVPLDPGVRMGKLKNGITYYIRKNAEPKNRAELRLAVKAGSVLETDAQQGLAHFMEHMNFNGTTNFPKNELVNFLQKTGVRFGADLNAYTGFDETVYMLPIPTDSAGLLDKGIQVLEDWAHGALLDPSEIEKERGVVLEESRMGRGAQQRMRDKFLKVILNNSRYAERLPIGKDSILKSFKPETIKAFYQDWYRPDLISVIAVGDFDVDKVEAIIKQKFSSIPSPANAKKRTKYAIPLDGSTKVAIVTDPEYPQNLIQLIYKQPNQKVKSLKDVRDNFAQGLYNSMMGQRMQELTQKANPPFLYGDSQYGDFLGDLDSYTSIALAKDAPSMKTALTALLEENARVQKFGFTQPELDRAKKDFYTAIEQYYKERDKTKSSEHVQEYLDHFLHDKPYMSAEAYFEFVKKHLDGVSLAEVNGLAKKYITDKNRAVVVMGPEKSKDDLPKEAEIRKLLVEAGKDVTAYVDDVVDSPLLPAEPKPGKVAGEKTLEKLGVTELTFSNGVKVLLKPTDFKNDEILIKATGKGGYSLFPDERETGMFSSYLIQSGGVGPYNQTQLQKFLAGKTASAGPYVSELTEGIGGSTSPKDLETTLQLIYAYFTAPRKDADVVTGILANQKAYLENIQKTLTPEKVYSDSLNAVLTSNNPKRKPLKPESIDKVSLDRAVEMYNDRFADASDFVFTFVGAFKPEEIKPLLEKYIGGLPSTDRDDTFKHPDIFPPKGTIEKTIYKGLEPKSRVTLISSGEYEYNPENNIQIEALQEVLQIKLIEALREEESGVYGVSVSESTDKFPTGHYRFNIGFGCAPENVDKLVKRAREEVDKVKQNGADPKDIEKFVAETQRKTETALKTNNFWLDYLDDNTFLGDDLDEIFLQDKLLKSITVASTKAAAEKYFNNDNFIKVVLMPEKK